In one Aricia agestis chromosome 5, ilAriAges1.1, whole genome shotgun sequence genomic region, the following are encoded:
- the LOC121727515 gene encoding complex III assembly factor LYRM7 yields the protein MSSLKASVLQTFKKLHRTRLKVFAGDVKALSAARAKINEEYKKNINVKDIESIIAMNKFAEDVIKELRTQVIQAKEVKKGVYVARITEDTVKLDNLPFNEEMIPEEGVRRGKSKCCQDISQNK from the exons ATGAGCTCTTTAAAAGCATCT GTACTTCAAACATTCAAAAAACTGCATAGGACTAGGCTCAAAGTTTTTGCTGGAGATGTTAAAGCATTATCTGCTGCTCGGGCTAAAATCAATGAGGAatacaagaaaaatataaatgttaaagACATTGAATCAATAATAGCA ATGAATAAATTTGCTGAAGATGTTATCAAAGAACTCCGAACACAAGTTATACAAGCAAAAGAGGTTAAAAAAGGAGTGTATG TTGCCAGAATCACAGAAGACACAGTGAAATTGGACAATCTACCATTCAATGAGGAAATGATCCCTGAAGAAGGTGTTAGACGTGGAAAAAGTAAATGTTGTCAAGACATTTCACAAAATAAATAG